In a genomic window of Meleagris gallopavo isolate NT-WF06-2002-E0010 breed Aviagen turkey brand Nicholas breeding stock chromosome 1, Turkey_5.1, whole genome shotgun sequence:
- the GPALPP1 gene encoding GPALPP motifs-containing protein 1 has protein sequence MRSWARLQDQHCPRTTEAAAAQKLLIVTTILNLFLCLETQVEILERIQELHNPRSQKEFRKMMMMMAFLGLLFLLGLKKEDDSPERPIIGPALPPGFRKSAQDTGSNRSSIGPSASSQFTETTDSSEEEDNIIGPMPAKELVESDVTQEFERRAQRMKEKLTSADSDEPKQVTRESWMTELPPELKSFGFGPRTFKRRAEDKSGDRSVWTDTPADRERKAKEREEAKKSTSKDNEEIVLSGRDKRLVEQVTSYNESKRSESLMDIHQKKLKSKASEEKNKPQERRPFDREQDLKVIRFDEAQKKALIRKSRDLNSKFEHSKGNMFL, from the exons ATGAGGAGCTGGGCCAGG TTGCAGGACCAGCATTGCCCCCGGActacagaagcagcagcagctcagaagCTCCTGATAGTGACGACGATTCTGAATCTCTTCCTCTGCCTAGAGACACAGGTGGAGATTCTGGAGAGGATTCAGGAGCTTCACAACCCAA GAAGCCAAAAAGAATTCAGgaaaatgatgatgatgatggctTTTTTGGGCCTGCTCTTCCTCCTGGGTTTAAAAAAAGAGGATGATTCCCCAGAGAG GCCTATCATAGGTCCTGCATTACCGCCTGGCTTTAGGAAATCTGCACAGGACACTGGGAGTAACAGATCTTCAATAGGACCATCTGCTTCATCACAATTCACCGAG aCAACGGATAGTAGCGAGGAAGAAGACAACATTATAGGCCCAATGCCTGCAAAAGAACTAGTGGAGTCTGATGTGACTCAAGAATTTGAACGCAGAGCTCAGAGAATGAAGGAGAAACTTACCTCAGCAGACAGC GATGAACCCAAGCAAGTTACAAGGGAATCGTGGATGACGGAACTTCCACCTGAGCTGAAAAGCTTTGGATTTGGACCAAGAACATTCAAGAGAAGAGCTGAAGATAAATCGGGTGATAGGTCTGTGTGGACAGATACTCCAGctgacagagagagaaaagccaAG gaaagagaagaagcaAAGAAGTCAACCAGTAAGGATAATGAAGAAATTGTATTATCTGGGAGAGACAAGAGACTTGTTGAGCAGGTGACTTCATATAAT GAGTCAAAGCGATCAGAGTCTCTCATGGATATACAtcagaaaaagctgaagagcaaagcatctgaagaaaagaacaaacctCAGGAGAGAAGGCCGTTTGACCGAGAGCAGGATCTCAAAGTCATTCGATTTgatgaagcacagaagaaagccCTGATAAGAAAATCCAGGGATCTGAATTCTAAATTTGAGCACAGTAAAGGCAATATGTTTTTATAA